The Fimbriimonadaceae bacterium genome includes the window ACAAGGTCGTAAGCCAGCTCGATTTCTGCGGTGACGTCTCAGGTCGACCGTGCACAATACTGATATGCGGTTATTGGTACTTGGAGGCACCGTTTTCCTGGGGCGTCACATTGTGGAGGCGGCTCTTGCTGACGGGCATGAAGTGACGCTTTTCCATCGAGGAGAGCGTGGTGGCGATCTATTTTCTGGGCAAGTGGAAAGGATTCTTGGGGACCGCACGAAGGACCTTGACCGACTTGCTGGGCAGAAGTGGGATATCGCGATCGATACCTGTGGGTACCTTCCTGGGGTTGTAAGGCAGTCGGCTGAAGCGCTTAAAGATAGCGTTGGGGCATACCTCTTCATCTCCACGATCAGCGTTTACGATGACCCCGAGCCCGGTTCGGATGAGGGCGCCGCGCTTGCCCCGATCAAAGATCCAAACGCGACCGAGGTGAATGGGGAGACTTACGGATATCTGAAGGTCTTGTGTGAGCAAGCTGTTCAAGAGGTTTATCCAGACCGATTCTTGCTTGTGAGGCCGGGCCTCATCGTGGGGCCGTGGGACCCGACCGACCGCTTCACCTATTGGCCCACTCGAATTGAGCGCGGCGAAAACGTCTTGGCGGCGGGGAAAGATCAGCCCACACAGTTTGTCGATGTTCGAGATTTAGCCGCTTACTGTGTTCAGCGTCTCTCGGCTCTTGCGGCGGGCAACCTGCAAGACCGAATCGTTCACGTTGTCGGCCCGCACGATTCAATCTCTATCGGTGAGGTCGTGGATACTTGCTGCGCCGAGCTAAGACCCGAGGCGAAGGTCTACTGGGTTACGGACGAATTCCTTGCTCAGCACGAGGTGAAGCCCTGGAGCGATCTACCGCTCTATGTTGGGAGCGAGGGGCTGGGGATGATGCAGCTAAACCACAGTCGGGCTATCAAAACAGGATTAACGTTCCGACCACTTGCCGAGACGGTCCGCGACACCGCAAATTGGGCAAGAGAGCACCGGGCTGAGGTTCCCCTGAAAGCGGGTCTTGCGGCTGACCGCGAGTTAGAGCTGTTGGAGCAGTGGTGGTCGTGAGTCGCTTTGAGCTGGAAGTGAGTAGCTGGGAGCGAGGTGATCGGGTCTGTGTGCTACTCACTTACCGCTACTTATGATCCAAACTCTTCGACCCGATTCATGGGCGGATAGGTATCGCTGCTGATGAACTCGGTTCGGTCCTTAAACTTGCGCAGCGTCGTCACCTCAAATCCTGGTTTGCCTGAATTCCGAACCCTTGTCTGTTTTCCCGGGAGTCGGTAAGTAGAGGGCTCGATCTTCTCATGTACTTCCGATACGACAGTACAAGGCACTGCCTCGCCTCTCCCATAAAGTCCGATCTCAAGACGATCTCCGAGAATCTGGCCCCGGATCGTGATTGGGAAATCATACGGATTTTTGAACTTTAGGTCGATGTTTTGGTAGGCCACTGCGGCGTCGCGCCCTGGGGGTGCATAGCTGGGCCAAAACCTGTGCTTCGACCGCTGGGTTACGTCCATGCCACCCACCAACGCAGCGTTGTAAAGTGTCGTCGAGGCTTGGCAAACTCCGCCTCCCCAACTATCGACGAGTTGGCCGTTATAGCTCACTGGGGCCTTACGATAGCCCGTGTCTCTTGACCACGTGCCAACCCGTTTGCAGAACGAGAAGGTTTCACCCGGTTTCACGACCGCGCCATTCAGAGACCGCAAAGCCAGTTGTGCATTGTGGCGTTGGTTGGGGGTTCGTCCATCCAGCGAAGTCGTAAACTTTGCGATGCAGTTCACTTCTGCTGGCATTGTCGCCAGGAAGGACGCGCCGCCTACTGCTGTCAAGCCAATCGCGCCTAGAAGAAGACCTGCCTTCATCTTCGCACCTCGATCCTGTTTTCGGCTGACGATGCGCGTTTATCGGTGTCGTACATGTTGTAGGCAACGGTCGGAAGCGCACTTGCCACACCCGGATTTTCGGCCCTCAAAGAGTACGTAAAGGTGTGCTCGCCCGCTTCCATCCATCGCGTAAAGAAGGCGACTCTGTCGCTGCGAATGACCAGTTTGTCGTACCAAGCCCACGTACGCCATTCCTCGGGGTCTTCGACAACGTCACGTTCGGTGACGATACAATTGCTTGGCAGTGGGTCTTCTACGATGACGTACTGCCGATAGTCGTTTGTTTTCACCTTGACCACGCAGTAAATCGTGTCACCACGCTTTAAGGATTCGACCGGATCCTTATCCGGCTTGAGTTGGTAGGACCCATCTTCCATCTTTCGGGGAACGATTCGATAGTAGTTGCGCGTGACGGTGAAGCCGGAGTCCGTGTTTAACGAGCCAAGCGCCTTTTGATAGACGAACTGCTTCATGGTGACGGTGTAGTAGCAGGAGCCCTGTCCGGAAGGCACAAGCTCGACCGTGTTTTCTCCCTGCCTCATCTTCGAAGTTGGAATCGTAACCGACTGGAGAGGCGTGGACCAATAGGTCTGATTGAGCGTAAGCTTGCCTGCCTCTTTGCCGTTCACACGAATAGAGACCGAAAGGTTTGGTGCCACTTCGGTCTGGCGCTGCCACACGTTCATCATGCCCATCAAAATGAAGTTGGTATCTCGTGTGGAGTACCAAGTCGCCCCTCGCCGAGCAAGCATCAGCCCAACGACGATTTTGTCCAGTCGGGGGTCTGCGGGGCGTATCGTGCTCAAAGTCATCAACGCTTTGCCCGTTGTTTCATAGCCCCAACAATCCTCTTTCCAAGTCATCAAGTTGGGAGTTTCACTGCCCAGGGCAAGCATCCGGTTGAGGG containing:
- a CDS encoding NAD-dependent epimerase/dehydratase family protein, with translation MRLLVLGGTVFLGRHIVEAALADGHEVTLFHRGERGGDLFSGQVERILGDRTKDLDRLAGQKWDIAIDTCGYLPGVVRQSAEALKDSVGAYLFISTISVYDDPEPGSDEGAALAPIKDPNATEVNGETYGYLKVLCEQAVQEVYPDRFLLVRPGLIVGPWDPTDRFTYWPTRIERGENVLAAGKDQPTQFVDVRDLAAYCVQRLSALAAGNLQDRIVHVVGPHDSISIGEVVDTCCAELRPEAKVYWVTDEFLAQHEVKPWSDLPLYVGSEGLGMMQLNHSRAIKTGLTFRPLAETVRDTANWAREHRAEVPLKAGLAADRELELLEQWWS
- a CDS encoding VanW family protein; protein product: MKAGLLLGAIGLTAVGGASFLATMPAEVNCIAKFTTSLDGRTPNQRHNAQLALRSLNGAVVKPGETFSFCKRVGTWSRDTGYRKAPVSYNGQLVDSWGGGVCQASTTLYNAALVGGMDVTQRSKHRFWPSYAPPGRDAAVAYQNIDLKFKNPYDFPITIRGQILGDRLEIGLYGRGEAVPCTVVSEVHEKIEPSTYRLPGKQTRVRNSGKPGFEVTTLRKFKDRTEFISSDTYPPMNRVEEFGS